Proteins co-encoded in one Candidatus Limnocylindrales bacterium genomic window:
- a CDS encoding transporter substrate-binding domain-containing protein — protein MFGAFRHRLIRGCAGLLLLAAGAGTGEAAERKVLRVGTSGDYAPFSMSIAPAGAGEDAGAGGIRYAGFDIDVARRFAGDHGYTLELVPFRWPQLSADLLAGRFDVAMSGVTVRADRSVIGAFTVPVVVSHAVALAWKGAGIDDVNDLNRRSRRVAVNAGGYLEGVARRTFLLATIVPMPDNQAVHMALMDRWTDAVVTDSFEERAWTATARDVVRIGPLSQDRKAYLVRADRQDLAAQLDAWLLARERDGTLARMRADKLGPGDHAAAAEPLAALVSAVAERMSLMPLVWAAKREARRPVEDKAQEARVLEASVAAAAEAARARRQEPPDAGDVRRLFKALIEAGKDVQQRLADEDRQRRQARAARESADGTVGGGAPSSAEPLSSRLTGLLAFQTESVPLHDLDTELRPALSRLTSRIATIIAALEKPATVEAVQARLIDALAEHRISAARLETIAEAVANVAASNASRR, from the coding sequence GTGTTCGGCGCGTTCCGGCATCGCCTGATCCGTGGCTGCGCGGGCCTGCTGCTCCTGGCCGCAGGCGCCGGCACGGGCGAGGCTGCCGAGCGCAAGGTGCTGCGGGTCGGCACCTCGGGCGACTACGCCCCGTTCAGCATGAGCATCGCGCCGGCCGGCGCGGGCGAGGATGCAGGCGCCGGCGGCATCCGCTACGCCGGCTTCGACATCGACGTCGCGCGCCGCTTCGCCGGCGATCACGGCTACACCCTGGAATTGGTGCCGTTTCGCTGGCCGCAGCTGTCTGCCGACCTCCTCGCCGGCAGGTTCGACGTGGCAATGAGCGGCGTCACCGTGCGCGCCGACCGTTCGGTGATCGGAGCCTTCACGGTTCCGGTGGTGGTCTCTCATGCGGTGGCGCTGGCATGGAAGGGAGCCGGCATCGACGACGTCAACGATCTCAACCGCCGTTCGCGACGCGTCGCGGTCAACGCCGGCGGCTATCTCGAGGGCGTCGCCCGCCGCACGTTCCTGCTGGCCACGATCGTTCCCATGCCCGACAACCAGGCCGTGCACATGGCACTGATGGATCGATGGACGGACGCTGTCGTCACCGACAGCTTCGAGGAACGCGCATGGACCGCGACCGCGCGCGACGTCGTTCGCATCGGCCCCCTGAGCCAGGATCGCAAGGCCTATCTCGTGCGCGCCGACCGTCAGGACCTGGCGGCGCAGCTCGATGCCTGGCTGCTCGCTCGCGAGCGCGACGGGACGCTGGCCCGGATGCGTGCCGACAAGCTCGGTCCCGGTGATCATGCAGCGGCGGCCGAACCGCTGGCAGCGCTGGTTTCGGCCGTCGCCGAGCGGATGTCGCTGATGCCGCTGGTGTGGGCCGCCAAGCGCGAGGCACGCCGGCCCGTCGAGGACAAGGCGCAGGAAGCCCGGGTGCTCGAAGCTTCGGTCGCCGCTGCCGCCGAAGCCGCACGCGCTCGCAGGCAGGAGCCGCCGGACGCCGGCGACGTGCGGCGCCTGTTCAAGGCGCTGATCGAGGCAGGCAAGGACGTGCAGCAGAGGCTGGCGGACGAGGACAGGCAGCGGCGTCAGGCACGGGCCGCGCGCGAGAGCGCCGACGGCACCGTCGGTGGCGGCGCGCCGTCCTCAGCCGAGCCGCTGTCGTCGCGACTGACCGGCCTCCTGGCCTTTCAAACCGAGAGCGTGCCGCTGCACGATCTGGACACCGAGCTGCGACCCGCGCTGTCGCGCTTGACGAGCAGGATCGCCACGATCATCGCTGCGCTCGAGAAGCCGGCGACGGTCGAAGCCGTGCAGGCGCGGCTCATCGATGCGCTTGCCGAGCATCGCATTTCGGCAGCGCGCCTGGAGACGATTGCCGAGGCCGTCGCGAACGTGGCGGCTTCGAACGCCAGCCGCCGCTGA
- a CDS encoding MATE family efflux transporter encodes MAEERQRGGDAGRAGHAPEDSDEKGEGAAAEPGVADAAAGSIVAPDTAPDGVNDVAPADLEEPRLIDAELVEAPLDPEPAIEPAPDASPLHPRPSLLRRLSGTSQARGREIWALSLPIMMSQVLVSTVGLIDIAMVGRLGAAEVAAVGYATQLHFMSQSALFAVGFACVALMARAIGAGNPARARAALAASLAVALTTASAVAAIILFAPHAVLAWLNAEPSVAELTIPYMRMLFASSLLLAVALTLEHGLRANRDTRTPMRIAVAVTLVKTLLNSVLIFGVLGAPRLGIVGAGIATIVSQVVAVAAFVWVIRRQPAGGPVALGIADFGPGRRYLREVVRVAIPGVGERVVLNLALLDYFALLGGYGTVAIAAYTVGVRILAFSWIPGTGFGAATATLVGQQLGAGDPDGAERTGWLAARIAFVTAIVLGLAGALAREPLARLFTTDAATVEMLGPFMLMLALAQPMMQVHFTLGGAHRGAGDTWTPLLAATMGNWGFRVPVATLASALSAPLIWVWLALVLDHAARMIFLGIAFARGGWKRRGPR; translated from the coding sequence ATGGCGGAGGAGCGGCAACGCGGGGGTGACGCGGGCAGGGCAGGGCACGCCCCAGAGGACTCCGACGAAAAAGGTGAAGGCGCGGCAGCAGAGCCGGGCGTAGCCGATGCTGCTGCGGGGAGCATCGTTGCACCCGACACTGCGCCGGACGGCGTCAACGACGTTGCACCGGCCGACCTCGAGGAACCGCGTCTGATCGACGCCGAACTCGTCGAAGCCCCTCTCGACCCCGAGCCGGCGATCGAGCCCGCGCCGGATGCCAGCCCGCTGCATCCGCGGCCATCGCTGCTGCGACGCCTCAGCGGCACCAGCCAGGCGCGTGGCCGCGAAATCTGGGCGCTGTCGCTGCCCATCATGATGTCGCAGGTGCTCGTCAGCACCGTGGGCCTGATCGACATTGCCATGGTCGGCCGTCTCGGAGCCGCCGAGGTGGCAGCCGTCGGCTACGCCACCCAGCTCCATTTCATGTCGCAGTCGGCGCTGTTCGCCGTCGGCTTCGCGTGCGTGGCGCTGATGGCGCGCGCCATCGGCGCGGGCAACCCGGCGCGCGCACGTGCGGCGCTGGCGGCCTCGCTTGCCGTGGCGCTGACCACCGCCTCGGCGGTGGCGGCGATCATCCTGTTCGCGCCGCATGCGGTCCTTGCCTGGCTCAACGCGGAGCCGTCGGTGGCGGAGCTGACGATTCCGTACATGCGCATGCTGTTCGCGTCCTCGCTGCTGCTGGCGGTGGCGCTGACGCTCGAGCACGGGCTGCGCGCCAATCGCGACACCAGGACGCCCATGCGCATCGCCGTTGCGGTGACGCTGGTCAAGACGCTGCTGAACTCGGTGCTGATCTTCGGCGTGCTGGGTGCGCCGCGTCTGGGCATCGTCGGCGCGGGCATCGCCACGATTGTTTCGCAGGTCGTTGCCGTCGCGGCTTTCGTCTGGGTGATCCGGCGGCAGCCGGCCGGTGGCCCGGTGGCGCTCGGCATTGCGGATTTCGGGCCGGGTCGCCGCTACCTGCGTGAAGTCGTGCGCGTGGCGATTCCCGGCGTCGGCGAGCGAGTCGTGCTCAACCTGGCGCTGCTCGATTACTTCGCGCTTCTCGGCGGCTACGGCACCGTCGCCATCGCCGCCTACACGGTCGGAGTTCGCATCCTGGCATTCTCCTGGATTCCCGGCACCGGCTTTGGTGCGGCCACCGCCACGCTCGTGGGCCAGCAGCTCGGTGCCGGCGACCCCGACGGCGCCGAGCGCACGGGCTGGCTCGCCGCGCGCATCGCGTTCGTCACGGCCATCGTGCTCGGCCTGGCCGGTGCTCTGGCGCGCGAGCCGCTGGCGCGGCTCTTCACCACCGATGCCGCCACGGTGGAGATGCTGGGGCCGTTCATGCTGATGCTGGCGCTGGCCCAGCCGATGATGCAGGTGCACTTCACGCTCGGCGGCGCCCATCGCGGCGCCGGCGACACGTGGACGCCGCTGCTGGCGGCGACGATGGGCAATTGGGGATTCCGCGTCCCCGTGGCCACTCTTGCCTCGGCGCTCAGCGCGCCGTTGATCTGGGTGTGGCTGGCGCTGGTGCTCGACCACGCGGCGCGCATGATCTTCCTCGGCATCGCCTTCGCCCGCGGCGGCTGGAAGCGCCGCGGACCGCGCTGA
- a CDS encoding serine hydrolase domain-containing protein yields the protein MIPSIVTRGYVPADVAEAETRDTRAECDARDVGVDPQAIENIWASVLSWYASGIHPAISVCLRVRGQVVLSRCVGYARGAGPSDPPDAPRVRVTPKTPFNIFSASKPMAAMVIHLLDQRHQLHLDDPVCEYVPEFGCHGKEWITIRHVLTHRAGIPTLPESAMDLSYIEDINNKRAVELLCETVPVSRPGGRLAYHAITGGFLLGEIVRRVTGKNIRHVVEEELARPLGWRWMSYGVRRRDIDKVALNYFTGLPLVPPIGALVQRILGMDFVEVVRSSNDERFLTGVLPAANLIATADELSEFYQLLMNGGELRGVRVFDPRTVWRATSEQSYGELDFTLGIPLRYGMGFMLGGEWFSLYGLDTAHAFGHLGFTNIVGWADPARHLAGAIMTSGKPVLYPELYRALALLHAIATACPKDDSVPPFGRPERPPRRRQTGKRDEAERSTGSTKAAARSRNGKAGRKRAAVKERPHKKTSRKRSR from the coding sequence ATGATTCCATCGATTGTTACTCGAGGTTACGTGCCGGCCGACGTGGCCGAAGCCGAAACGCGCGACACGAGGGCCGAATGCGACGCCCGCGACGTGGGCGTGGACCCGCAGGCCATCGAGAACATCTGGGCGTCGGTGCTGTCGTGGTACGCCAGCGGCATCCATCCGGCAATCTCGGTCTGCCTGCGTGTGCGCGGACAGGTCGTCCTGAGCCGCTGCGTCGGATACGCGCGCGGTGCCGGGCCGAGCGACCCGCCCGATGCGCCCAGAGTGCGCGTGACGCCCAAGACCCCGTTCAACATCTTCTCGGCCTCCAAGCCCATGGCGGCGATGGTCATTCACCTGCTCGACCAGCGCCATCAGCTCCACCTGGACGACCCGGTCTGCGAGTACGTCCCCGAGTTCGGCTGCCACGGGAAGGAGTGGATCACCATCCGGCACGTCCTGACCCACCGGGCCGGCATCCCGACGCTGCCCGAGTCGGCCATGGACCTGTCCTACATCGAGGACATCAACAACAAGCGCGCGGTCGAGCTGCTGTGCGAGACGGTGCCCGTATCGAGGCCCGGCGGGCGCCTGGCCTATCACGCCATCACCGGCGGCTTCCTCCTCGGCGAGATCGTCCGGCGCGTCACCGGCAAGAACATCCGGCACGTGGTCGAGGAGGAACTGGCGCGGCCGCTCGGCTGGCGGTGGATGAGCTACGGCGTGCGCCGGCGCGACATCGACAAGGTCGCGCTCAACTACTTCACGGGCCTGCCGCTGGTTCCGCCCATCGGCGCATTGGTGCAGCGCATCCTCGGGATGGATTTCGTCGAGGTGGTCCGCTCCTCCAACGACGAGCGCTTCCTGACCGGCGTCCTGCCGGCAGCCAACCTCATTGCGACCGCCGATGAGCTCAGCGAGTTCTACCAGCTCCTCATGAACGGCGGGGAGCTGCGCGGCGTTCGCGTATTCGATCCGCGCACCGTGTGGCGGGCCACGTCCGAGCAATCCTACGGCGAGCTCGATTTCACGCTCGGCATCCCCCTGCGCTACGGCATGGGCTTCATGCTGGGCGGCGAGTGGTTCAGCCTCTACGGCCTGGACACCGCCCATGCATTCGGCCACCTGGGCTTTACCAACATCGTCGGCTGGGCGGATCCCGCGCGTCACCTTGCCGGCGCCATCATGACCAGCGGCAAGCCGGTGCTGTATCCGGAGCTGTACCGCGCGCTGGCTCTCCTGCACGCCATCGCCACCGCGTGTCCGAAAGACGATTCGGTGCCGCCGTTCGGGCGGCCGGAGCGGCCGCCGCGCCGGCGGCAGACCGGAAAGCGTGACGAGGCAGAGCGGAGCACTGGTTCGACGAAGGCAGCGGCGCGCAGCCGCAACGGGAAGGCCGGTCGCAAGCGTGCCGCCGTCAAGGAGAGGCCGCACAAGAAGACGTCGCGCAAGCGCTCGCGCTGA
- a CDS encoding zinc-dependent metalloprotease family protein, which yields MAAAAIALSAVVCPSSALAELPEHIRHFEIARARSQRSATSDGARRMSLTALGRTFDLVLEPSKVLSPNARTITVSASGTRVEPTTNSLYRGYLADDIEAEVRVSDASGALDGYVRTHEEIYYLEPLSRYERTAEADAMVVYRASDIDPDAVPPSDCGAAHAAGAGSSTNRAVARSHGQSTGLLELTLVADYAFTQTHANPGAYIQNIINQVDGFYVEDLGVTLLIVDTILYTSPGIEPFSTTTSPSSLLDEVASARMNDIDGAGAGGLTHLFTGRDLDGMVIGIAYIDSLCASYYGSGLSQSFTPDNHLMTLLVGHELGHNFGAYHDGQSGSPCSGTSYGFVMWPSLSMELQEGFSQCSIDTIEPAVSSASCITPAIPPGCGDGIVGVGEDCDDGNNLNGDCCRLDCKFAVSGSQCQSDGNECTDDVCNGLGVCNHPFNNAPCDDGDVCTFDGMCAFGSCQPLPNNDRPLIDYRMKASIGPVEEDDKMSFKAAAYIPDMTSPPDVGGLTLELRDQSDAIVYEAFIPADQWQDLTGNGTTFRYRNEGAAPPETAGIRSMLLKYRPSSGVAKLKGKGELQELETLMGATSLTARLQVGDNLHGVCAQAFELACEYKGTQITCP from the coding sequence TTGGCCGCTGCGGCCATCGCCCTTTCTGCCGTCGTATGCCCGAGCAGCGCCCTGGCCGAGCTGCCCGAGCACATCCGCCACTTCGAGATCGCTCGCGCCCGCAGCCAGCGATCGGCCACTTCCGATGGCGCTCGTCGCATGAGCCTGACGGCCCTTGGTCGCACCTTCGATCTGGTGCTCGAGCCGTCCAAGGTGCTCTCGCCCAACGCGCGGACGATCACCGTCTCGGCTTCCGGGACGCGCGTCGAGCCCACGACAAACTCTTTGTACCGCGGCTACTTGGCCGACGACATCGAAGCCGAAGTACGAGTTTCTGACGCGTCCGGCGCCCTCGACGGCTACGTGCGCACGCACGAGGAGATCTACTACCTGGAGCCGCTCTCGCGCTACGAGCGAACCGCCGAGGCCGACGCGATGGTGGTGTACCGCGCCAGCGACATCGACCCGGATGCCGTGCCGCCCTCGGATTGCGGAGCGGCGCACGCGGCCGGCGCCGGCTCCTCCACCAACCGGGCCGTGGCGCGCAGCCATGGCCAGTCCACCGGCTTGCTCGAGCTGACGCTGGTTGCCGACTACGCGTTCACGCAGACGCACGCGAACCCGGGCGCCTACATCCAGAACATCATCAACCAGGTGGACGGCTTCTACGTCGAGGATCTCGGCGTCACCCTGCTGATCGTCGACACCATTCTGTACACGTCGCCGGGCATCGAGCCCTTCTCGACGACGACCAGTCCGAGCAGCCTCCTCGACGAGGTCGCCTCGGCGCGGATGAACGACATCGACGGCGCCGGCGCCGGCGGGCTGACCCACCTCTTCACCGGCCGCGATCTGGACGGAATGGTCATCGGCATCGCCTACATCGACTCGCTGTGCGCGAGCTACTATGGCAGCGGCCTGTCGCAGAGCTTCACGCCCGACAATCATCTGATGACGCTGCTGGTCGGCCACGAGCTCGGCCACAACTTCGGCGCCTACCACGACGGCCAGTCCGGCTCGCCGTGCAGCGGCACGTCCTACGGCTTCGTCATGTGGCCGTCGCTGTCGATGGAACTGCAGGAGGGCTTCTCGCAGTGCAGCATCGACACCATCGAGCCGGCAGTCAGCTCCGCTTCCTGCATCACGCCGGCGATCCCTCCCGGCTGCGGCGACGGCATCGTGGGCGTCGGTGAGGACTGCGACGACGGCAACAACCTCAACGGCGACTGCTGCCGGCTGGACTGCAAGTTCGCGGTCTCCGGCAGCCAGTGCCAAAGCGACGGCAACGAATGCACCGACGACGTCTGCAACGGCCTCGGTGTGTGCAACCATCCCTTCAACAACGCGCCATGTGATGACGGCGACGTTTGCACTTTCGACGGCATGTGCGCGTTCGGCAGCTGCCAGCCGCTTCCGAACAACGACCGGCCGCTCATCGATTATCGCATGAAAGCCTCCATCGGCCCTGTCGAGGAGGACGACAAGATGAGCTTCAAGGCCGCTGCCTACATTCCCGACATGACGAGCCCGCCCGACGTAGGCGGCCTGACGCTGGAACTGCGCGATCAGAGCGATGCCATCGTCTACGAGGCGTTCATTCCCGCCGACCAGTGGCAGGACCTGACCGGCAACGGCACGACCTTCCGCTATCGCAACGAGGGCGCCGCCCCTCCCGAGACCGCGGGCATCCGCTCGATGCTGCTCAAATACCGGCCTTCCTCGGGCGTGGCCAAGCTCAAGGGCAAGGGCGAGTTGCAGGAGCTGGAGACCCTGATGGGCGCGACGTCCCTCACCGCACGCCTGCAGGTCGGCGACAATCTGCATGGCGTTTGCGCGCAGGCATTCGAGCTGGCCTGCGAATACAAGGGCACGCAGATCACCTGCCCTTGA
- a CDS encoding class I SAM-dependent methyltransferase translates to MASRADKYDLYVRSVQSPDYEVAFFDRAFRSYYGRVPLVLREDFCGTAAVCYDWVNSRRDRRAIGVDLDPEPIQWGRQRYLPTLKNGGHKRIKIIQGDVRTTRAKADIIAAQNFSYFCFETRDEMRRYFQHTRRHLPAEGLLVLDALGGSEVFEEDREDVHSYRGFRYVWHQISFDPITHHCRYAIHFRFKDGSELKNAFTYEWRLWTLPELRELLLEAGFKGADVYWEMTDRKTGEGNGVYRKREHGDADPAWVAYLVAWK, encoded by the coding sequence ATGGCCAGCCGTGCGGACAAGTACGACCTGTACGTCCGCTCGGTCCAGTCACCCGATTACGAGGTCGCCTTCTTCGACCGTGCCTTCCGCAGCTACTACGGGCGGGTTCCGCTCGTGCTCCGGGAGGATTTCTGCGGCACCGCCGCGGTCTGCTACGACTGGGTCAACAGTCGGCGCGACCGCCGTGCCATCGGCGTCGACCTGGATCCCGAGCCGATCCAGTGGGGCAGGCAGCGGTACCTGCCAACGCTCAAGAACGGCGGCCACAAGCGCATCAAGATCATCCAGGGCGACGTTCGCACCACCCGCGCAAAGGCCGACATCATCGCGGCGCAGAACTTCTCCTACTTCTGCTTCGAGACCCGGGACGAGATGCGCAGGTATTTCCAGCACACACGCCGCCATCTGCCCGCCGAGGGGCTGCTGGTGCTGGACGCGCTCGGCGGCTCGGAGGTGTTCGAGGAAGATCGCGAGGACGTGCACAGCTACCGCGGCTTCCGCTACGTCTGGCATCAGATCAGCTTCGATCCCATCACCCATCACTGCCGTTACGCGATCCATTTCCGATTCAAGGACGGATCGGAGCTGAAGAACGCGTTCACGTACGAATGGAGGCTGTGGACGCTGCCCGAGCTGCGCGAGCTGCTGCTGGAGGCGGGCTTCAAGGGAGCCGACGTCTACTGGGAGATGACCGACCGCAAGACCGGCGAAGGAAACGGCGTGTATCGGAAACGCGAGCATGGCGACGCCGACCCGGCATGGGTCGCGTATCTGGTCGCGTGGAAGTGA
- a CDS encoding PAS domain S-box protein: MTVSLEGLDQYAVGIAAALAFLQLAAAYVAFRLGRLVGYKRLWIGAATGLLLLACYSALETWQLLHVPTLAQREGLEMIVALIGTAALALGLAAMEGPLRRTQAQQAQMREHQARLNLLIDQLPGQVWTTDAEGRMTFIRGRGLQKMGMSPQELEGRSIFDIFAPAGLAEAARTSHEAAIGGETVPFVMRYGQHSWEGALAPVLDDAGCPVGVVGVSIDVTAREEAAAAAAANEERLNAILDNAPALVFIKDTEDRILHFNRRCEELFGVSREHAVGQRITDLVPGDFNDAFVENDRKVLEQGVPMTFVETAERDGVTMSFLSIKFPLRRSDGTIYGICGIATDISERIEMEQELRRNQALLDEAQQMARLGNWEWDVVSGRRYWSPELYRLLGYEPDSGPPPTFESYTEHVPEEDRATLMQKASRAHLHGRPYSVEHRMRRADGRMLWVLAKGRLERDADGTPLRMYGFIQDITESKSAAEEIAALNTRLEDRVRQRTMQLEDALKQLGSFTYAVSHDLRQPLRAIAGRLSLLREDEAERLSPQAREHVERVQQAALRMDALIADLLSLSRVSYGALRREPLDVSDMARDVVAELTATEPERKVEWHIEDGMRAVADRGLVRIVLQNLIGNAFKFTRRCDVAHIAVCREKVDGETAFVVRDDGVGFDEAHAAHLFEPFQRLHESTEFEGTGVGLATVARIVGRHGGWIRASGTPGKGATLRFTLPDSADSVPALDIPSA, from the coding sequence ATGACGGTTTCGCTCGAAGGCCTCGACCAGTATGCGGTCGGTATCGCTGCGGCGCTGGCCTTTCTGCAGCTGGCGGCGGCCTACGTCGCCTTCCGACTCGGTCGTCTGGTCGGTTACAAGAGGCTATGGATCGGCGCCGCCACCGGTCTGCTCCTGCTCGCCTGCTACAGCGCCCTGGAGACGTGGCAGCTTCTGCACGTTCCGACGCTCGCCCAACGCGAAGGCCTGGAGATGATCGTGGCGCTGATCGGAACTGCCGCGCTGGCGCTGGGTCTTGCCGCGATGGAAGGGCCGCTGCGACGCACGCAGGCGCAGCAGGCACAGATGCGCGAGCATCAGGCGCGTCTGAACCTGCTCATCGATCAGCTTCCGGGCCAGGTCTGGACGACCGACGCCGAGGGACGGATGACGTTCATTCGCGGCCGCGGGCTTCAGAAGATGGGGATGTCGCCTCAGGAGCTCGAAGGCCGCAGCATCTTCGACATCTTCGCTCCGGCGGGCCTGGCAGAAGCAGCTCGTACCAGTCACGAAGCGGCCATCGGCGGGGAAACCGTCCCCTTCGTCATGCGCTACGGGCAGCATTCGTGGGAAGGTGCGCTGGCGCCGGTGCTCGACGACGCGGGCTGTCCGGTGGGCGTCGTCGGCGTATCGATCGACGTCACCGCCAGGGAGGAAGCGGCGGCCGCCGCCGCCGCCAACGAGGAGCGCCTCAACGCCATTCTCGACAACGCGCCGGCGCTCGTCTTCATCAAGGACACCGAGGACCGCATCCTGCACTTCAACCGCCGGTGCGAGGAGCTGTTCGGCGTCTCGCGCGAGCACGCGGTGGGCCAACGCATCACGGACCTGGTGCCTGGCGACTTCAACGACGCCTTCGTCGAGAACGATCGCAAGGTTCTGGAGCAGGGCGTTCCCATGACGTTCGTCGAGACCGCGGAGCGCGACGGCGTGACGATGTCGTTCCTGTCGATCAAGTTTCCGCTGCGGCGTTCCGACGGCACCATCTACGGCATTTGCGGCATCGCCACCGACATCAGCGAGCGCATCGAAATGGAACAGGAGCTGCGCCGCAACCAGGCCCTGCTCGATGAAGCGCAGCAGATGGCGCGGCTCGGCAACTGGGAATGGGACGTCGTCAGCGGCCGCCGCTACTGGTCACCCGAGCTGTACCGCCTGCTCGGCTACGAACCGGACAGCGGCCCGCCGCCGACGTTCGAGTCGTACACCGAGCACGTGCCGGAGGAGGATCGCGCGACATTGATGCAGAAGGCCAGCCGCGCGCATCTGCACGGCCGCCCTTATTCGGTCGAGCATCGCATGCGCCGTGCGGACGGCCGCATGCTGTGGGTGCTGGCCAAGGGGCGACTGGAGCGCGACGCAGACGGCACGCCGCTACGGATGTACGGCTTCATCCAGGACATCACCGAATCCAAGAGCGCCGCCGAAGAGATTGCCGCGCTCAACACCCGCCTCGAAGACCGCGTTCGCCAGCGGACGATGCAGCTCGAGGATGCGCTCAAGCAGCTGGGCAGCTTCACCTATGCCGTCTCGCACGACCTGCGCCAGCCCCTGCGGGCGATCGCGGGCCGCCTGTCGTTGTTGCGCGAGGACGAAGCCGAGCGTCTCTCCCCGCAAGCCCGCGAGCACGTCGAGCGCGTCCAGCAGGCGGCGCTGCGCATGGACGCGTTGATCGCCGACCTGCTGTCGCTGTCGCGCGTCAGCTACGGCGCGCTGCGGCGAGAGCCGCTCGACGTCAGCGACATGGCGCGCGACGTCGTTGCCGAGCTGACGGCGACCGAGCCGGAGCGCAAAGTGGAGTGGCACATCGAGGACGGCATGCGCGCGGTGGCCGACCGCGGGCTCGTTCGCATCGTGTTGCAGAACCTGATCGGCAACGCATTCAAGTTCACGCGCCGCTGCGATGTCGCGCACATCGCCGTTTGCCGGGAGAAGGTCGATGGCGAAACGGCATTCGTGGTGCGTGATGACGGCGTCGGCTTCGACGAAGCGCATGCGGCGCACCTGTTCGAACCCTTCCAGCGCCTGCACGAGAGTACGGAATTCGAAGGAACAGGCGTCGGTCTTGCGACGGTGGCTCGGATCGTGGGCCGTCACGGCGGCTGGATCCGCGCCTCCGGCACGCCGGGCAAAGGCGCCACGCTTCGCTTCACGCTGCCCGACAGCGCCGACAGCGTCCCCGCCCTCGACATCCCCTCCGCTTGA
- a CDS encoding acyl-CoA dehydrogenase family protein has translation MAQPRDFGFGQDEQMVRDQARRFLKDNLPVDKLRALVARDHHEAYESATQPVYWDQKLWASATELGWTGLGVPAEAGGAGMGLVAVAALAEEAGRAALPSPLVSTFCTAEVLKAASAAAGPDGAAAAGALARIASGSAASLAISGDSPAWDVSETAVRAQDRSGGVMLSGTSYFVQDARKAGFFLIAARGDETVLAVVDADAPGVTIDPDRIVDLTRDQASVVFSNVEVPAQAVVARGAQADAALRRAEPALLTIVAADLCGGAEWLLQTTAEYARTRKQFDRPIGFFQAVKHPIVNMMVEIDRARSLVYAAASAIDHEPENGERLARMAKAAASDAAAFVAGRAIQLHGGIGFTWECDVHIWVKRLQHNQFLYGDGSHHRARLAEIFDA, from the coding sequence ATGGCACAGCCCAGGGATTTCGGGTTTGGTCAGGACGAACAGATGGTGCGCGACCAGGCGCGCCGCTTTCTCAAGGACAACCTGCCCGTGGACAAGCTGCGCGCCCTCGTCGCGCGCGATCATCACGAGGCTTACGAGAGCGCCACGCAGCCGGTGTACTGGGACCAGAAGCTGTGGGCGTCGGCGACCGAGCTGGGATGGACCGGACTTGGCGTGCCGGCCGAAGCGGGCGGCGCCGGCATGGGACTGGTTGCCGTGGCAGCGCTCGCGGAAGAAGCGGGCCGCGCCGCGCTGCCCTCGCCTCTGGTGTCGACTTTCTGCACGGCCGAGGTGCTGAAGGCCGCGAGCGCGGCGGCCGGCCCGGACGGCGCCGCTGCCGCGGGCGCGCTCGCGCGCATCGCCTCGGGCAGCGCGGCAAGCCTCGCCATCAGCGGCGACAGCCCGGCGTGGGACGTCTCGGAAACGGCAGTTCGCGCGCAGGATCGCAGCGGCGGCGTCATGCTCTCGGGCACGTCCTATTTCGTGCAGGATGCGCGCAAGGCCGGCTTCTTCCTGATCGCCGCGCGCGGCGACGAGACGGTGCTGGCAGTGGTCGATGCCGACGCGCCGGGAGTGACGATCGATCCCGATCGAATCGTCGATTTGACGCGCGATCAGGCGAGCGTCGTGTTCTCCAACGTCGAGGTGCCCGCGCAGGCGGTCGTGGCACGCGGCGCACAGGCCGATGCGGCCTTGCGGCGCGCCGAACCGGCGCTGCTGACGATTGTCGCCGCCGATCTTTGCGGCGGCGCCGAGTGGCTGCTGCAGACGACGGCCGAGTACGCGCGAACGCGCAAGCAGTTCGACCGGCCGATCGGCTTCTTCCAGGCGGTCAAGCATCCGATCGTCAACATGATGGTGGAGATCGACCGGGCGCGGTCGCTCGTGTATGCGGCCGCCAGCGCAATCGATCACGAGCCCGAAAACGGCGAGAGGCTCGCGCGAATGGCCAAGGCCGCTGCGTCCGATGCGGCCGCGTTCGTGGCGGGTCGCGCAATCCAGCTCCACGGCGGCATCGGCTTCACGTGGGAGTGCGACGTGCACATCTGGGTGAAGCGCCTCCAGCACAACCAGTTCCTCTACGGAGACGGCAGCCACCACCGCGCGCGACTCGCCGAAATTTTCGATGCCTAG